A genomic region of Arachis stenosperma cultivar V10309 chromosome 9, arast.V10309.gnm1.PFL2, whole genome shotgun sequence contains the following coding sequences:
- the LOC130951765 gene encoding uncharacterized protein LOC130951765 isoform X1: MNQQLLRPLRSLPWLHHHHPRTAATATLLPLQHHHLLSSKQPPTKSSSSSHIASAQRNLNTRSRGLLRTNVPLPSPSTTADFDSELKKSRNQLKREAKRAVQWAMDLASLSPPQIKRILGVASLDQVVFEALMLVKRLGPDVREGKRRQFNYIGKLLRDVEPDLMDRLIKATKDSDQKELQVLTGLGADDLEDDDDLIEIESEEDEKESNSYDNQVTKWFDGLIDKDIQITNEVYSVQGVEFDRQQELRKLVRRVHSTQEMKAADDEEEKKKEMASTRAKNALTRFLRGLARSLTNDY, from the exons ATGAATCAACAGCTATTACGGCCTCTAAGGTCATTGCCATGGTTGCACCACCACCACCCAAGAACTGCTGCTACTGCCACCCTTCTTCCACttcaacatcatcatcttctCTCCTCAAAACAACCACCCACgaaatcatcatcatcctctCATATTGCTTCAGCTCAGCGAAACCTCAATACCCGTTCGCGGGGTCTTCTACGAACCAATGTTCCGCTACCATCGCCATCCACCACCGCAGACTTCGATTCCGAACTAAAGAAGAGCCGCAACCAATTGAAGCGCGAAGCAAAGCGTGCTGTGCAGTGGGCCATGGATTTGGCTTCCTTGTCTCCTCCCCAAATTAAACGCATCCTTGG AGTGGCTTCTTTGGACCAAGTTGTGTTCGAAGCTCTCATGTTGGTTAAG AGACTAGGACCCGATGTTCGCGAAGGAAAGCGGAGGCAGTTCAATTATATTG GAAAATTGCTAAGGGACGTGGAACCTGATTTAATGGATCGATTAATTAAAGCAACAAAAGATTCTGATCAGAAGGAGCTACAGGTTTTAACTGGATTAGGGGCCGATGATCTtgaggatgatgatgacttGATAGAAATTGAATCGGAGGAGGATGAAAAG GAATCTAATTCGTATGATAATCAAGTAACAAAGTGGTTTGATGGTTTGATCGATAAGGACATTCAAATCACCAATGAAGTTTATTCAGTTCAGGGAGTTGAGTTTGATCGGCAG CAGGAGTTGCGAAAGCTTGTACGTAGAGTGCATTCTACTCAGGAAATGAAGGCTGCAGATGATGaagaggagaaaaagaaagagatggCATCAACTCGGGCTAAGAATGCGTTGACTCGATTCCTTCGTGGTCTTGCAAGGAGTCTTACTAATGATTATTGA
- the LOC130951765 gene encoding uncharacterized protein LOC130951765 isoform X2, which yields MNQQLLRPLRSLPWLHHHHPRTAATATLLPLQHHHLLSSKQPPTKSSSSSHIASAQRNLNTRSRGLLRTNVPLPSPSTTADFDSELKKSRNQLKREAKRAVQWAMDLASLSPPQIKRILGVASLDQVVFEALMLVKRLGPDVREGKRRQFNYIGKLLRDVEPDLMDRLIKATKDSDQKELQVLTGLGADDLEDDDDLIEIESEEDEKESNSYDNQVTKWFDGLIDKDIQITNEVYSVQGVEFDRQELRKLVRRVHSTQEMKAADDEEEKKKEMASTRAKNALTRFLRGLARSLTNDY from the exons ATGAATCAACAGCTATTACGGCCTCTAAGGTCATTGCCATGGTTGCACCACCACCACCCAAGAACTGCTGCTACTGCCACCCTTCTTCCACttcaacatcatcatcttctCTCCTCAAAACAACCACCCACgaaatcatcatcatcctctCATATTGCTTCAGCTCAGCGAAACCTCAATACCCGTTCGCGGGGTCTTCTACGAACCAATGTTCCGCTACCATCGCCATCCACCACCGCAGACTTCGATTCCGAACTAAAGAAGAGCCGCAACCAATTGAAGCGCGAAGCAAAGCGTGCTGTGCAGTGGGCCATGGATTTGGCTTCCTTGTCTCCTCCCCAAATTAAACGCATCCTTGG AGTGGCTTCTTTGGACCAAGTTGTGTTCGAAGCTCTCATGTTGGTTAAG AGACTAGGACCCGATGTTCGCGAAGGAAAGCGGAGGCAGTTCAATTATATTG GAAAATTGCTAAGGGACGTGGAACCTGATTTAATGGATCGATTAATTAAAGCAACAAAAGATTCTGATCAGAAGGAGCTACAGGTTTTAACTGGATTAGGGGCCGATGATCTtgaggatgatgatgacttGATAGAAATTGAATCGGAGGAGGATGAAAAG GAATCTAATTCGTATGATAATCAAGTAACAAAGTGGTTTGATGGTTTGATCGATAAGGACATTCAAATCACCAATGAAGTTTATTCAGTTCAGGGAGTTGAGTTTGATCGGCAG GAGTTGCGAAAGCTTGTACGTAGAGTGCATTCTACTCAGGAAATGAAGGCTGCAGATGATGaagaggagaaaaagaaagagatggCATCAACTCGGGCTAAGAATGCGTTGACTCGATTCCTTCGTGGTCTTGCAAGGAGTCTTACTAATGATTATTGA